The Gallus gallus isolate bGalGal1 chromosome W, bGalGal1.mat.broiler.GRCg7b, whole genome shotgun sequence genome window below encodes:
- the LOC121108215 gene encoding uncharacterized protein LOC121108215: MMPLMSLLRGTSPQAPVHLSAEQHQCLQVLGNKLLSAYVDRRFPDVPIGVLVVSHPDSPFALLCQWLLCHKETGERLPTDNPRGGTTTTTTAATTTMAVATIAKVKDTERVSILEWIFLPHSPPRSVWEQTAVLAYLIKKAQHRTVEISGQEPAFISLPLKVDMRERMLRNSEHLQHALLGFPGAISDCFPTDPHLLVIAKQRWLSRPKVSDRPIDGMTVYSDAGKRTCKAA; this comes from the coding sequence ATGATGCCGCTAATGTCTTTGTTGCGCGGTACCTCTCCGCAGGCTCCTGTGCATCTTTCTGCGGAGCAGCACCAGTGCCTCCAGGTGCTTGGCAACAAGCTTCTGTCTGCCTACGTGGATCGCCGCTTCCCGGACGTTCCCATTGGGGTGCTGGTTGTCAGTCATCCCGATTCCCCCTTCGCCCTGCTGTGTCAATGGTTGTTGTGCCATAAAGAAACGGGGGAAAGACTGCCCACTGACAACCCTCGAGGTggcacaacaacaacaacaacagcagcaacaacaacaatggCAGTGGCAACGATTGCGAAGGTGAAGGACACCGAACGGGTCAGCATTTTGGAGTGGATTTTCTTACCACATTCTCCGCCTAGGAGTGTCTGGGAACAGACGGCGGTATTAGCGTACCTAATAAAGAAAGCACAGCACCGGACAGTAGAAATCAGCGGGCAGGAACCAGCATTTATTAGTTTGCCCTTGAAAGTGGACATGCGGGAACGGATGCTGCGTAACTCTGAGCATCTACAGCATGCATTGCTAGGTTTTCCGGGTGCAATAAGTGACTGTTTTCCGACAGACCCGCACCTACTGGTCATAGCAAAGCAGCGTTGGCTAAGCCGCCCAAAGGTATCAGATAGGCCAATTGATGGCATGACTGTGTATTCTGATGCTGGAAAACGGACTTGTAAGGCGGcatga
- the LOC121108213 gene encoding uncharacterized protein LOC121108213: protein METVIKVIAHACKTYHGKHAPSQEIDAVLSLLEREGLLTSPHDICDHNNWDSITAALSQRAMVTQKTAELKTWGLILGALKAARVEGKVLAEARYLLGLGGGGETKDPVGSDGDSVAVSCRGREETEPPMTVGEMAPAEPTALSSKEDKQQESESLLSRPPPPYPNPSGGTLYPLSELRQCYLTQGGGGSCDLHGQDQLSAHMGRDQTKGPSNADRGHSPPSLVTPRGGSASDSVEEKEGTGFECRGRDQMTDWNGIRSEALGKGIVPEAFRVIVSDRGPEWVPPDPGGVTRLVEFMDKRGLKSPLTLNALQTLAALGPLLPRDITNLMRMVLRLVQYTLWETDWMAELGGRAGATGVGPRRSLHGTGIQRLSGKAVGVASPQGQLARLRPGELIAATDAMVEAFNKLVHKAEPPTPCTDITQGPNESFQSFTDRLLAAAEGSDLLEPAQGPVIIDCLQQKSHDNVKALLRAGRSMLNTPGEVIQYVLDKLKVAHLTNEGLATAIVVAVGPRQQRSMQQQGLCFRYGQYGHVRVQCPCGGGQ from the coding sequence ATGGAAACCGTCATAAAGGTGATCGCTCACGCGTGTAAGACCTATCACGGGAAGCATGCTCCTTCTCAGGAGATTGATGCGGTCCTCTCGTTGCTTGAGAGGGAGGGGCTGTTAACATCGCCCCACGATATTTGTGACCACAATAATTGGGATTCGATTACCGCTGCCTTATCCCAACGAGCAATGGTCACTCAGAAAACAGCggagttaaaaacttggggtCTGATACTGGGGGCGTTGAAAGCGGCCAGAGTAGAGGGAAAGGTATTGGCAGAGGCTCGATACCTTTTGGGTCTCGGCGGAGGAGGCGAGACAAAGGACCCGGTCGGGTCCGATGGGGACTCGGTagcagtttcttgcaggggccgAGAGGAGACGGAGCCGCCAATGACCGTTGGCGAGATGGCGCCGGCTGAGCCGACTgcgctcagttcaaaagaagacaaacaacaagagagtGAAAGTTTGTTGTCTCGTCCCCCTCCCCCGTATCCGAACCCCTCAGGCGGAACgttgtatcctttatcagaattacgtcagtgttacctgactcaagggggcggaggaagctgtgatctacatGGGCAGGATCAACTTAGTGCCCACATGGGGAGGGACCAGACGAAAGGTCCGTCCAATGCGGACAGGGGGCATAGCCCACCGTCTCTGGTCACTCCCAGGGGCGGTAGTGCGAGTGAtagtgtagaggagaaagaagggactggctttgagtgcagggggagggaTCAAATGACGGACTGGAATGGGATTAGATCGGAGGCTTTGGGAaagggtatagttccagaggcattccgggtgattgtgagtgatcgtggtcccgaatgggtgccgcctgaccccgggggtgttacgcgcctggtggaatttatggataaaagaggcctgaaatcgcctctgacattaaatgcactacaaactttggctgcactggggcctctccTCCCCCGTGACATCACAAACTTAATGCGTATGGTGCTCAGGCTGGTTCAGTATACGTTATGGGAGACAGACTGGATGGCCGAGTTGGGGGGCCGTGCCGGGGCGACAGGGGTCGGCCCGCGCCGCTCCCTGCATGGGACCGGCATACAGCGGCTTTCAGGGAAGGCCGTGGGAGTGGCTTCGCCCCAGGGCCAGCTAGCGAGACTAAGGCCAGGGGagctaatagcagccacagatgcaatggtggaagcgtttaataaacttgtgcatAAGGCCGAACCACCTACCCcgtgcacagatattacccagggcccgaatgaatcctttcaaagctttacagacaggcttttagctgctgcagaggggtctgatctCCTGGAACCAGCCCAAGGGCCAGTGATCATTGACTGCTTGCAGCAGAAATCGCATGACAATGTTAAGGCATTGCTGCGAGCCGGCCGAAGTATGCTTAATACCCCGGGAGAagttattcagtatgtcttagataagctcaaggtggctcatttaactaatgaaggGCTAGCCACAGCTATTGTAGTAGCTGTTGGCCCGCGACAGCAAAGATCgatgcagcagcaagggctgtgtttccgatACGGCCAGTATGGCCATGTTAGAGTACAGTGCCCCTGTGGGGGAGGCCAGTAA